CTTCGCACTCTCTGAAGACGGGAGCGAACAGCGGCTTCGACTGGACGCAAGCCGATTCCCTCCCCGGGCCATTCTGGATCGTGTGGGAAAGAGCGGGTTCTGGTCCTTGCACCTCGACTCGCCCGAAGGTCGTCGGGATCTGGGACTCCGGGCCGTTCGCGTTCCCCCCGAGGAAGGTTTTCTTCAGGCTCCGGACGCGGACAGCCTGGCGACCCTGCTGGATGTGGAATCTCTCCTGAGCATTCCTCCCGGCGAAAAGATCGGGGACTTCCTGCGCTTCCATCGCTTTGGACGGGAGATCACGCGCCTCCTGCTGTGGCTGGTTCTGGCCTTGCTGCTTCTGGAACTCTGGGTGAGCCGCCGCCTGAAGACGGACTAGCTCTTCTTCACCGCCCAGACCCATTGCAGGGCAAGGGCCATCAGCATGACGGATCCCATGAACAGATAAGGCGAAGCCAGGGAGCCGCTGAGCCGAACAATCATGCCGCCGGCCAGGGGAAAGAGGAAGACGCTTGCCCCGATCAGACTCTCGTGAATCCCCGCGTTCTTTCCTTTCCCGCTTTCTGTATGAAGGCTGTAGTAGATGCTGGCCGCATAGGTGACTCCGAAGCTGAAGCCGATCAGCGGAGTGATGAGCATGAGTGAAAAGAAGCCGGGGAGGAAGGGGAGCGACAGAATCGCCAGCGCAGCAAGCAACTGGGGAAGAAGAAGCCGGCTCACCGAGTCTGCAAAGCGGATCCGGCTGGCCAGAAGGGCGAAGACCGCCGTCTGAAGAGCGAAGAGTGCGCCAAGGAAAATGCCGAAGCGGCTTTCCGGCCAGCCTCGATTTACAAACCACTCAGGGAGCAGGTTGGCCAGCACCGCCGAAGCTCCGAAGGAAGCAAAGTTGGCGAGCCAGGCCATTTTCCGAAAACGATCACCCCGGGAAGGGTCCGTACCGGGAGCGGCCTCCGGTTCAACTGCTTCGGAAGAAACTTCCTCTTTCGGAGTAAAGAGGAAGCTGGCGGCAATCAGGCCGATGGCCGTGAGAAAGGTAGCCCGGAAACTGTAGTGGGCGAGTAGCATTCCCGCAGAAAAATAGCCCAGAGCTTTTCCCACACCCCAGGCGACATTGAAACGCCCGGTATTGTGAACCAGGGCTTTTGCATTGCCGGCAGACAGGTCTCCGATGGCCGCCTGAATGCTGGGCCAGAAGAGAGAAGCTCCGAATCCGAAGAGGGGCATCAGGAGCAGGAGTTTCCAGTAAGTGTCCGCCTGGAAGGCAAGCGCGGCGAAGGCAATGAGGGCCAGCGCGCCGTAGCGGCTCATGCGGAAGCGGCCGAAAGAATCGCTCCAGCGCCCGACCAGTTGGGTCATGACGATATAGACCAGGGAACTGGGAGTGGGCATCATGCCCAACTCCAGGGAGCCGCCTCCGAGGTCGAGAACCTTGTAGGGGAGAGCTGCTACCAGTAGGAAAAAACCCGCATCCATGAAAAAGGCGGAAGCAAAGAGCTTCCGCAAAACTGCCTCTGCTGGGAGTTTCATCTACTGGTACTCCCTTCCGAGAATGACGCTGACAATGATGGCTCCGATCACAAGAGGCGCGGCAAAACGCAGAAGGAATCGCCAGATGCCATAGCTGGGCATCTCCCCGTGTCCCTCTTCCAGTTCCTCAGTACTGTCCTTCCGCCCGAGAAACCAGCCCACGAAGAGAGCAATGAAGAAGCCGCCGACGGGCAGGAACCAGTTGCTGGCCAGGTAGTCCAGCGTTCCGAAGACTCCCGCCGTGGACTCCTTGCCGATCAGGTTGATTCCGCTGAGAGTCTTGTTTCCGCCGAGGCTCAGGGCGCTCAGAACACCGAAGACGAAAATGGCCGCGCCCATGCTCAGCGTGGCTCGCCGCCGTTCCCAGCCCAGTTCATCAATGGCGTAGCTGGACACTACTTCCATCAGGCTGATCGTACTCGTAAGGGCCGCAAAGGCCACGAGCAGATAGAAGAGGCCACTGATCATGGCCCCGCCCGGAAGTTTGAAGAAAACGGTGGGCAGGGTGGTGAAGAGGATGGTCGCGCTCTTTTTTACTTCGAAGTCGAAGCTGAAGATGATGGAGAACATGATAAGGCAGGCCATGATGGCGATGAGCGTATCGAGAAAGGTGATCGTGATCGCTGCACGAGGAATGGAATCTTTCTTCCGCATATAGCTTCCGTAGGTGAGCATGGCGCCCATGCCGAGACTCAGGGTAAAGAAGCTGTGCCCGAGTGCCTCGAGGACCGCGCCGGTAGTCAACTCGGAGAAATTCGGGCGGAAGAGGAAAGTCACGGCTTTTGAAAAGCCGGGAGTGCTGAAGGAGTAGATGACCAGCACACCGAGAATGGCAAAGAGAACCGGCATCAGGAACTTGGCCGCGCGCTCGATGCCCTTTTGAACGCCGAGAATCACGACCGTCACCGTCATGGACATAAAGAGGAAGAGGAAGAAGATCTGTTGTGGGCCGTTGCTCAGGAATCCTCCAAAGAAGTCCTGCAGGTGAGCGGGATTGCCCGCGAGTTCCCCGAGCCCCCCGCTGAAGGCCATGGCGATGTATCGCAGGGTCCAGCCAGCCACGACGCTGTAGTAGGAAAGGATGACAAATCCGGTCAGGACTCCCAGAAATCCTACCCCGCCCCAGGCGCGGTTCTTTCCGGCCAGGGAGAGAAAGGCTCCGACGGGGCTGCGCTGGCTTCTGCGGCCGAGAAGGATCTCGGCAATCATGACCGGCGCGCCAATGAGAATCACCGCTGCAATGTAGACGAGAACAAAGGCGCCGCCCCCGTTTTCGTAGGTGATGTAGGGAAACTTCCAGAGATTACCGAGTCCGACGGCGCTTCCGGCTGCCGCCAGCACGAATCCCATTCTTCCACTCCACTGGCCGCGTGATTCCTTCATTGAGACCTCCTCTTCGGGCGCAGAGAATATCGGCGGAAGAATGGGCTGTCAAAGGCAGATTCGCTTCACATAATGCAGAGACTGCGTTAGGATTCCCCGGATTCAATTTCTCGGGAGTCCTATGCCGAATCTTGCCGAATCACTTTTGCTGATCGCTCTTGATGACAAGGAGGGCACTCTGCCCTCCCGTGCGGCGACTGCCCTGCCCTTTGCGCTTCCGGCCATGCTGCTTCACGAACTGGCGATCTTGTCCATCGTGACCCACAAGGGAAATCGCCTGCTGGTCTCCGGGAGAAAGCGCCCGGAGGATCCGCTTCTGCTCGACCTGATGACCTTGATCCAGTCTGCCCGAGTTCCTCGAACCGTGAAATATTGGGCGGGCAAGCTTTGTGAACTGATGCCGGACCTGCAGGAGCGGCTTCTGGACCGCCTGCTGGAAGACTCGATTCTTCGCAATGACAACGGGCGCTACCTGAAGATTTCCAGCTCCGAGCAGTTTCCGCTTCAGGACGAACTGGGAGATCAGGCGATCCGGGCTCGCTTGCGACGCGCGATTCTTGAAGACGAGAAGCCGGATGCCGAGAGCCTTGCCCTTATCGGGATGATTCGATCCTGCGGGCTTCTGGGCGAACTGTTTAGTCGGGATGAGCGCCGCGAAGCCGGCCGCCGTGCGAGGGAGATCGTAGAGGAAAGTGCCCGCGCGAAAAAAGTACGCAAGCCGGTGTCGGATCTGATCGGCCTGATCAACCAGGAAGTGAGCTCTGCGATTCTGGCGGCAGATTCCTCCTCCCGAGAATCCTGATGCACCGAGAGCTGCTCCCGGCATTATGAGCCCGAACCTGAATGTCTCCCTGCTGGCAGATGTGGGAAAAGAACTGCGGGAACTCCTCTCGTCGGGGCCAGCCCGTCGTGTCCTGACGGGTCTGAAGTCTTCGAGTCTGCCCTTTCTTCTCTCCCGGCTGGATCAGGAACTGGAGGATCGAAAGCCCTGGGTCCTTCTCTCCGCGCAGGCGGCGGAGGCTGAAGCTCTGGCCTCCGATCTGAAAGGGCTCGGCGTAGAGGGCGTGGAGTTCTTTCCCGAGTCGGAGATTCTTCCCTACGACCGCCACAGTGAAGACCGCAACCTGGTTTCCGCGAGAGTGGAAACTCTGGAAGCTCTGGCCGAAGGCCGCGTGCGGGTTCTTTGCATCAGCGTCCGTTCCTGGATGCGGAAACTCATGGATCCCGAACGCCTCCTCCAGATCAGCTTCGAACTGGAGAAAGGCAGGCAGGTCGAGCTGGAGGATCTTCGCGATCAACTCACGGCTCTCGGCTATCGCGAAACAGGGCTTGTGGAGGAGGCCGGGGATTTCGCTATCAAGGGCGGCATCGTTGATCTCTTCAGCCCCACGCAGGAACTTCCCGTCCGTCTGGAGCTGGATGGAGATGAAGTGGCGAGCCTGCGACTCTTTGATCCTTCCAGCCAGTTATCCACGGGACGCATTGACTCGATCCGCGTGCTTCCCTGCTCTCCGGTAATTCTGGATTCCCAGGCCCGGGATCGCGCTGTCCGGGAACTGCAGCGGCACTTTCCTTCCGACAGCATCCTGACCGGGGAACTGATCTCGGCCTTTCTCGACGGGATTCACTTTGAGGGTATCGACCGGTACAGCGGCTGGCTTCTCGATGAACGAAACATTGAAAGCTATCTGCCCGACAGTTTCCGCATGATCCTGATCGACGAACAGGCGATCCGGGAGCGCTGGGAGCAGATGTCCGGGGAGGCGGAGCGGAGACATCGCCTCGCCCTGGAGAAGGACGACTTCCCGCCGCCTCTTCCCTGGTCCTGGCGCGATAGCGAAGATCTGGCCGCAATTCTCTCTCGCAAGGAGATCCTGCTCGTAGAGGACGAACTGTCCGAAACCATGGGAAGCCCTCGGGCGCCGATGCTGCGCTTCTCCGTGAAGAGCCAGCCCTCCTTCGGCAGCAGCGTGAAGGAGCTGCGGAAGGATCTTGAAGAGAGAGTCGACAAAGGCTACCGGATCTGGATCTATTGCGACAACGAGGGGCAGGCCGATCGTCTCCGAGAAATCCTCCCCTCGATTCGCGACCAGGTTCACTTTCCCGTGGCCGACCTGCAATACGGCTTTTTCCTTCCCTCCGAAAAACTGGCTCTCTTCACCGACCACGAGATCTTCGATCGCTACAAGCGGGTTCGCCGAAGCCGCCGCGTCTACCGGGGAAAAGGCCCGATTCGCGACCGCTCCCTGCTCAAACCCGGCGACTATGTCGTCCACATTCATCATGGGGTGGCGCGCTATCGCGGCATCGTGAAGAAAGACATTCTGGGGGAGGAGCAGGAGCTTTTTCACCTGAGCTATGCGGGTGATCAGGAACTCTTTGTACCCGTCGAGCGGCTTCATCTTGTGGAACGCTACATGGGTCGGGATGATGGAAAGCCCGGACTGAACCGTCTCGGAGAAAAAGCCTGGATACGAACCCGCCGCAAGGCCGAGAAGGCCGTGCGCGAGATGGCCACCGAGTTGATTCGCCTCTATGCAAGGCGGGAGGCCAGCCGCGGGTTTTCCTTTCCGGAGGACACGCCCTGGCAGAAGGAACTGGAGGCCAGCTTCCTCTATCAGGACACCCCGGATCAGGGACGGGCCAGTGAGGAAGTGAAAAAGGACATGGAGAAGCCTCGGCCCATGGACCGGCTGGTCTGTGGGGATGTCGGTTTCGGCAAGACCGAGGTCGCCATTCGCGCCGCCTTCAAGGCCGTTCAGGCGGGCAAGCAGGTGGCGATTCTCGTGCCAACGACCATTCTCGCCCAACAGCACTTCCAGACCTTTTCAGAAAGACTTCGGGAGTATCCGGTGCGCATCGACATGGTCAGTCGCTTTCGGAAGGCAGCGGAAATTCGCGAAAGTCTGGAGAAACTGGCGGAGGGAAAGACGGATCTGATTATCGGAACCCATCGGCTCCTGAGTCAGGATGTGAAGTTCAAGGACATCGGGCTTCTCGTGGTGGACGAGGAGCATCGCTTCGGGGTGAAGCACAAGGAGAGGCTGAAGAATGCACGGGCCTCCGTGGATGTGATCACCCTGACGGCCACTCCGATTCCGCGAACCCTGAACATGTCTCTCGGCGGGATTCGGGATGTGTCACTCATCCAGACGCCGCCGCGAGACCGCTTGCCGGTGCATACGGAGGTCGTGGCCTTTGACGAAGAGGTGATTCGGGAAGCCATTCTTCGGGAGATCGACCGCGGCGGGCAGGTCTTCTTCGTTCACAACCGGGTGCAGACGATTGAGGCCATGGCTGCCTTCATTCGGGAACTGATTCCGGGAATCCGCGTGGGCATCGGCCACGGGCAGATGGATGAAAAGAAGCTCGAGCAGGTGATGGTGGACTTCATTGAGGGGGAGTTCGAGGTTCTTGTCAGCAGCATGATCATCGAGTCGGGTCTGGACATTCCCCGTGTGAACACCATCCTCATCAACCGCTCCGATCGCTTCGGAGTGGCTCAGCTGCATCAGCTTCGGGGCCGGGTGGGAAGAAGCCGCCAGCGAGCCTTTGCCTACCTGATGATTCCGCAGGACCGGAGAATCACCGATGAAAGCCGTCGCCGCCTGGAGGCTCTCGTCGAGTTCGACGAACTGGGAAGCGGTTACCAGCTTGCCCTTCGCGACCTTGAAATCCGGGGCGCCGGGGACATGCTCGGTGCCAAGCAGCACGGGCACATCGCCGCCGTCGGCTTCGACCTCTACCTTCGCCTGGTCAATCAGGCAGTTAGGGAGATTCAGGAAGGGAAAAACTATGTAGCCGATGTGAAGGTCGAGAGCGATCTCAGTGCCTTTATCCCCAATGACTACATTGAGGATGCGGGCCAGAAGATGAGCATCTATCAGCGGATGGGGCATCTGGATCGTCTGGACTCGCTTCAGGACATGAAAAAGGAAATCCTGGACCGCTTCGGCCCGGAGCCCGAAGAACTCCGGAACCTCTTTACGATTCTGGAGATCAAGATTCTTGCCCAGGCCTCGGGGGTTCGCAGGGTTCGCATGGGAAAAAACTGTCTTGTCGAACTGCGCGAGGACGCCACGCTCGACCGCGAGCTGATCCGCTCCCTGGCCGCCCGCTTCGGCAGAAAACTGCTGTTTCGCAAGCAGGAACCCTGGATTCTGGAGCTTCGTTCCGCGGAAAATGACCTGTCGAGCGATCTGCGGGAATTGCTCGAAGAGCTTCGGGGGAAGCTTAGTCCCTTGCTTTCTCCCTCCTCATCGGATTAGATTGATTGCTGTGCTTCCTTGACCCGTTTTCCGGGTCAGTTCAACGAACCCGAGGTGAAGAATGAATACCTGTGTCCGCATTTGCGGCCTCCTTGCCCTGAGCCTTTTCGCGCTCCTGTCCGCCTGTGATGCCGGTCCCGATTCCCTGGTTGCAGAGGTCGGAGATTCCCAGATCACAAAATCCTACTTCGAAGCGAAGTGGGCGAAAATGTACGCCAACAATTCCGCCCTCTTTCCCGACTCCCTGAGTCTGGAAGAACAGCAGGATCTCGTGGTGGATGCGCTGATCAACAAGGAGTTGATGGTTCTTCAGGCCCGCCTGGAGAATATCAAGGACAAGACGGCCTATGATCTTGCCTACGATGGACAGAAGAACTACCGGCTGATTGAACTTCTCAAGAATCAGGAGATCGTCGACAAGATTCCCGATTTCACGGAAGAGGATCTTCTCAAGCAGTTCGAGATGCTGGGCCATTCCGCCGATGTTCGCCACATCGACCTGAATACCGAGGCGGAAGCACTGGAAGTCCACAAGAAACTCCAGTCCGGGGAACTAGATTTCAATGAAGCGGTGTCCCGTTATTCCATCGCCGACGATGTTGGGGCCGGTGGCCGGATGACCATTGGTTTTGGAGCTTCAGTGGAGCCGGTGGAAGAAGCTCTCTTCCTCCGGGATGCCGGATTTCTCTCCGGCCCGGTCGCCGTCTATGGAAAGTGGTCGATCTTTCTGGTGGATCGCCCGATCTATGTGGAACCGAGCCAGACCTTTGAGCAGGTGAAGGCGCAGATCAGGAAGCGGCTGGAGACCCGCGCCCTTCGGACCAATGGTCGCGTGCACGGTGACTATGTGCTCGACAAGTTCGGCTTTCACTTCAATGAAGAGGCCGCCCTTCGCGTCCTTCCCCTGATGCCCGATGACATAACACCGTCGCAGGCCCGCTCCCGGGAGTTCCCGAACTATGAAAAGCCGATCCTGAAGTTTAGCGAGGAAGAGCTTTCCATGCTTCTCTACAAACTGGAAGGCGAGTCCTTCACCCTTGCCGATTTTTCCGATGAGTTTGACGGACTCAGCCCCTATTCACGCCCCCAGAAGGCCGGCGGAATGGCCTCGTTCAAGGATTACATTCGACGCAAGGCCATCAACCAGTTGATGCCGAAAGAAGCCGTCGACAAGGGCCTCGACAAGCATCCCGACTATGTAGTCGCCATGAAGGAGTTCGACGAACAATACTTCATGAACTCGGTGAAGAGCCTGATTGTCGATTCCGAGATTGAGATGAGCGATGCGCACATTCTCCAGTGGTATGAGGATCATCTCAAAGCCTACACCCGGAAGTCAGCGGTGAAGTGCAAGCAGTTGGTGACCCGGGAAGAGGGTCCGATTCTGGAGGCGAAGGATCGACTGGACGGTGGCGAGGAATTCGACCTCGTGGCTCGCGATCTGGCGGTCAATTTCAACCGCGGCTATGTCTCGGGTTTCTTCAGCCCCGACACCCTGATGGATCCCTCGAACGACCTGTACCGAAATGTTGCCCGTCTTCAGGAGATTGGAGAGAAGACGCCCATCTTCCAGTACCAGGGCTACTGGGCCATCTTCCAGCTTCTTGAAACTTCGCCCCCCGTTCTGCTTCCCTTTGAGGATGTAAAGGGCGAGGTGCGCAAGAACCTCTTTGAACATCTTTCTATGCAGAGACTGGATTCCCTTCTCGCGTCCTGGCGTGGGAATACCGTGGTGAAGATTCATGAAAAGGTCCTTCGCAAGACCCAGCGAGGAGAGGCGCCCAATCCGCTACGCGACGTTTACTAGAAGGACACTGCCTTTCGTCCTCGCGCTCCTGCTCCTGTCTTGCGGGAAGGCGGAGAAGGGGGGGCAGGCCACGGAGCGGACTTCGGTCGCAGAGACTCTGGAGGGAGATCTCCTGCTGCGTGTCGGTTCGTCCACGCTTTCCCGGGAGGATTTCGAGCGACTCCTGCCCTCCGAGTATCGGGGCCTGATGACGCTGGAGGAGAAACAGGAACTGCTGGGTCGCTGGCGGGAGACGGAGCTGTTATTTCGCGCTGCGGAAGCTTCCGGTCTGCACGAGGATCCGGAGCTTCAGTTCAAGCTGCAACAACAGCGCCGGGATTTTCTGGCTACGGCCTACCTGCAGCGTCAACTCGACGAGAAGGTTCGCGTGACGGAAGAGGAGATCCGGGATTTCTTCGAGGAGAACCGCAAGGAACTGTCCATCGAGTACCGTTATCGCCGGATTGTCGTGAGTACCCGCGAAGAAGCGCAGAAGATCTACAAGGATCTCAAGCGCGGAAAGACTTCCTTCAAGCGTGCGGCTCGCCTTTTCTCCAAGGACGCTTCTTCGGAAGTGGGAGGAGACATGGGCTGGGTATCGCCTCTTTCCATGGTTCCCGAAATCCGCAAACGAATCACGGCAGCCGACCCGCCCGATTACTCCAAGCCCTTTGAGACCATCTGGGGCTGGACGATCGTGCAACATCGTCTTCGCCGCGGAAACAAGTCCGTGTCCTCCAATCAGGAGGTGCGTGAAGAGATCATCCGCCGACTGGTGATGGAAAAGCGACGGGATGTTCACCGAACCCTGATCCGGGATCTGGAGCAGGACTTCCCCGTTCTTTATCACCCTGACCTGAACGCATTACTGCAGGACAAATCGTCCTCTCCCAAGGAGTAGAAATGCCACGCCATTTCCGCCGCGCCCTTGCGGCTATTCTTATGCTTGTCCTTGCACCCCTGGCCATTGCCCAGGGTGGCGATACCATGATGGACAAGATTGTCGCAACCGTGGACGACGAGGTCATCCTTCTCAGTTCCGTGCTCAGCGATGTCCAGCTCTTTCTCATGCAGAGCGGTGTCCGCCCGGATTCTACCCAGTTCGAGCAACTCATGCGGGAGTCTCTTGAGAACATGGTCAAGGAGAAGATCCTCCTGGCCAAGGCTCGAAGGGAAGGGATTCAGGTGGAGCAGGAAGAGGTGGATGTGGCCCTCGAGCGGCACATCGCCGGACTCGTTGAGCAGAGCGGGGGAGAAGAGCGATTCGATCGCCAACTTCGCGAAGAGGGTTTGACGCGCCTGGATCTGGATCGCCGTCTTCGGGAGCCGATGACCGAGCAAATACTGGTTCAGAGACTCGTGGAAGGGGTCACCTTTTCGATTCAGGTAAGTGAAGAGGAGGCGCGGGAGTATTTCCTTGAAAACCAGGGCAATCGCGAAATGATGCCCTGGCGTCCGACCGCCGTAAAACTGTCTCACATTCTCGTTCTTCCCCGCCCCAGCGAGGATCGACAGGCCAGAGCGGATGTGGTGCTGGAGGAGGCGAAGAAGCGCCTGGGTTCCGGCGAGGATTTCGGAAGTGTTGCCCGGGAACTCAGTCAGGGCCCGGCCGCCGATCGGGGTGGCGACCTGGGCTGGTTCCAGCTTCAGGACATTGCCCAGCCGGAACTTCAGGAAGCGCTGGCCACCATGTCTCCCGGAGAGACCCGCGATGATGTCCTCTCCGGCGCCGGGCTTCATATCCTGAAACTCGTTAATCGCATCGGTGCCCGGGTTCACTTCCTGCAGATTTTCATTCCCATGGAGATCACCGAAGACGACCGTTCTCTTGCAAGAGTCCGGGCGCGCGAGGTGCAGACTTTCCTCAAGGATGGCGGTTCCTGGGAAGAGGCTGTGAATCAATACAGCGATGACGACTACAGCCGCCAGCAGGGCGGCGCACTTCCTCTGGTTCCGGAAGAGCAGCTGGATGAGCGTTACCGGGAAGTGGTCAGTTTGCTGGAGCCGGGGGAAACCTCCTCTGTCTTTGCCGGGCTTCGCGGATACCAGATCGTGCGACTCGACCAGCGCGAAGAGGAACGCCCCTTTGAGTTCGATGAAATCACAGAGGAATTGCGCAGCGAGTTGATCGGCCGCCGCCGCAATGAGGCTCTGGAGAGTTATCTTCTGGAGTTGGAAGATGAAATCTATGTCGATCGCAAGGGGCTTCCCGATCCCTCAGAATTGCTGGCTCCCCGATGAGGCTGGATCTCTGGCTCAAGCGGGTCTGCCTGATCCAAAGCCGGAGCATGGCCAAGCGCGGCTGCCATGAGGAGAAAATCCTGCTCGCCGGAGAGGCCGTGAAAGAGAGCCACAGTGTGCGGGAAGGGGAACTTCTCACCCTGATCTTCCCCGGTCGCAGTCTGGAAATCGAGGTTCTGAAAGTCCCCAGCGGCAATGTCAGCAAGAAAGAAGCTCCTGACTTCTACCGGGTTCTTGGGGAAGAGTTGGTATAAAAAAACCGGGCTCCCACGAGCCCGGTTCATTTGATCAGGTCCCGCCGCTGGCCGGTCCCTGTCCTCCGGAGCTTCCTCCGGAAGAGCGTCTCCGTCTCCTTCTCCGCCTTCTTTTCTGGCCGGAGGAAGGAACTCCTTCCTTGGGCTCTCCGCCGGATGAGTCCCGAGGGGGTTGCGGTCGGTTGCCGCCCTGCCCCGCTCCGCCTCTTCCCTGCGAAGGACCTCTTCTACTGCGTCCTCTTCCACGGTTTCGATTGCCCTGTCCGC
The sequence above is drawn from the Candidatus Krumholzibacteriia bacterium genome and encodes:
- a CDS encoding peptidylprolyl isomerase, whose amino-acid sequence is MPRHFRRALAAILMLVLAPLAIAQGGDTMMDKIVATVDDEVILLSSVLSDVQLFLMQSGVRPDSTQFEQLMRESLENMVKEKILLAKARREGIQVEQEEVDVALERHIAGLVEQSGGEERFDRQLREEGLTRLDLDRRLREPMTEQILVQRLVEGVTFSIQVSEEEAREYFLENQGNREMMPWRPTAVKLSHILVLPRPSEDRQARADVVLEEAKKRLGSGEDFGSVARELSQGPAADRGGDLGWFQLQDIAQPELQEALATMSPGETRDDVLSGAGLHILKLVNRIGARVHFLQIFIPMEITEDDRSLARVRAREVQTFLKDGGSWEEAVNQYSDDDYSRQQGGALPLVPEEQLDERYREVVSLLEPGETSSVFAGLRGYQIVRLDQREEERPFEFDEITEELRSELIGRRRNEALESYLLELEDEIYVDRKGLPDPSELLAPR
- a CDS encoding sodium-dependent transporter, with protein sequence MKESRGQWSGRMGFVLAAAGSAVGLGNLWKFPYITYENGGGAFVLVYIAAVILIGAPVMIAEILLGRRSQRSPVGAFLSLAGKNRAWGGVGFLGVLTGFVILSYYSVVAGWTLRYIAMAFSGGLGELAGNPAHLQDFFGGFLSNGPQQIFFLFLFMSMTVTVVILGVQKGIERAAKFLMPVLFAILGVLVIYSFSTPGFSKAVTFLFRPNFSELTTGAVLEALGHSFFTLSLGMGAMLTYGSYMRKKDSIPRAAITITFLDTLIAIMACLIMFSIIFSFDFEVKKSATILFTTLPTVFFKLPGGAMISGLFYLLVAFAALTSTISLMEVVSSYAIDELGWERRRATLSMGAAIFVFGVLSALSLGGNKTLSGINLIGKESTAGVFGTLDYLASNWFLPVGGFFIALFVGWFLGRKDSTEELEEGHGEMPSYGIWRFLLRFAAPLVIGAIIVSVILGREYQ
- a CDS encoding GPP34 family phosphoprotein; protein product: MPNLAESLLLIALDDKEGTLPSRAATALPFALPAMLLHELAILSIVTHKGNRLLVSGRKRPEDPLLLDLMTLIQSARVPRTVKYWAGKLCELMPDLQERLLDRLLEDSILRNDNGRYLKISSSEQFPLQDELGDQAIRARLRRAILEDEKPDAESLALIGMIRSCGLLGELFSRDERREAGRRAREIVEESARAKKVRKPVSDLIGLINQEVSSAILAADSSSRES
- a CDS encoding RNA-binding S4 domain-containing protein → MRLDLWLKRVCLIQSRSMAKRGCHEEKILLAGEAVKESHSVREGELLTLIFPGRSLEIEVLKVPSGNVSKKEAPDFYRVLGEELV
- a CDS encoding peptidylprolyl isomerase; this translates as MKRSFARPSEERRPIRYATFTRRTLPFVLALLLLSCGKAEKGGQATERTSVAETLEGDLLLRVGSSTLSREDFERLLPSEYRGLMTLEEKQELLGRWRETELLFRAAEASGLHEDPELQFKLQQQRRDFLATAYLQRQLDEKVRVTEEEIRDFFEENRKELSIEYRYRRIVVSTREEAQKIYKDLKRGKTSFKRAARLFSKDASSEVGGDMGWVSPLSMVPEIRKRITAADPPDYSKPFETIWGWTIVQHRLRRGNKSVSSNQEVREEIIRRLVMEKRRDVHRTLIRDLEQDFPVLYHPDLNALLQDKSSSPKE
- the mfd gene encoding transcription-repair coupling factor, with amino-acid sequence MSPNLNVSLLADVGKELRELLSSGPARRVLTGLKSSSLPFLLSRLDQELEDRKPWVLLSAQAAEAEALASDLKGLGVEGVEFFPESEILPYDRHSEDRNLVSARVETLEALAEGRVRVLCISVRSWMRKLMDPERLLQISFELEKGRQVELEDLRDQLTALGYRETGLVEEAGDFAIKGGIVDLFSPTQELPVRLELDGDEVASLRLFDPSSQLSTGRIDSIRVLPCSPVILDSQARDRAVRELQRHFPSDSILTGELISAFLDGIHFEGIDRYSGWLLDERNIESYLPDSFRMILIDEQAIRERWEQMSGEAERRHRLALEKDDFPPPLPWSWRDSEDLAAILSRKEILLVEDELSETMGSPRAPMLRFSVKSQPSFGSSVKELRKDLEERVDKGYRIWIYCDNEGQADRLREILPSIRDQVHFPVADLQYGFFLPSEKLALFTDHEIFDRYKRVRRSRRVYRGKGPIRDRSLLKPGDYVVHIHHGVARYRGIVKKDILGEEQELFHLSYAGDQELFVPVERLHLVERYMGRDDGKPGLNRLGEKAWIRTRRKAEKAVREMATELIRLYARREASRGFSFPEDTPWQKELEASFLYQDTPDQGRASEEVKKDMEKPRPMDRLVCGDVGFGKTEVAIRAAFKAVQAGKQVAILVPTTILAQQHFQTFSERLREYPVRIDMVSRFRKAAEIRESLEKLAEGKTDLIIGTHRLLSQDVKFKDIGLLVVDEEHRFGVKHKERLKNARASVDVITLTATPIPRTLNMSLGGIRDVSLIQTPPRDRLPVHTEVVAFDEEVIREAILREIDRGGQVFFVHNRVQTIEAMAAFIRELIPGIRVGIGHGQMDEKKLEQVMVDFIEGEFEVLVSSMIIESGLDIPRVNTILINRSDRFGVAQLHQLRGRVGRSRQRAFAYLMIPQDRRITDESRRRLEALVEFDELGSGYQLALRDLEIRGAGDMLGAKQHGHIAAVGFDLYLRLVNQAVREIQEGKNYVADVKVESDLSAFIPNDYIEDAGQKMSIYQRMGHLDRLDSLQDMKKEILDRFGPEPEELRNLFTILEIKILAQASGVRRVRMGKNCLVELREDATLDRELIRSLAARFGRKLLFRKQEPWILELRSAENDLSSDLRELLEELRGKLSPLLSPSSSD
- a CDS encoding MFS transporter codes for the protein MKLPAEAVLRKLFASAFFMDAGFFLLVAALPYKVLDLGGGSLELGMMPTPSSLVYIVMTQLVGRWSDSFGRFRMSRYGALALIAFAALAFQADTYWKLLLLMPLFGFGASLFWPSIQAAIGDLSAGNAKALVHNTGRFNVAWGVGKALGYFSAGMLLAHYSFRATFLTAIGLIAASFLFTPKEEVSSEAVEPEAAPGTDPSRGDRFRKMAWLANFASFGASAVLANLLPEWFVNRGWPESRFGIFLGALFALQTAVFALLASRIRFADSVSRLLLPQLLAALAILSLPFLPGFFSLMLITPLIGFSFGVTYAASIYYSLHTESGKGKNAGIHESLIGASVFLFPLAGGMIVRLSGSLASPYLFMGSVMLMALALQWVWAVKKS